From the Edaphobacter bradus genome, the window GCGGGTCTGGAAGGCGCTGCAGGCGATTCCGAGGGGAGAGACGCGGAGCTATTCCGAGTTGGCGAAGGAGCTTGGGTCTCCAAGCTCGACGCGCGCAGTTGCAGGTGCGTGCGCGGCGAATCCGGTGGCAGTGATTGTGCCCTGCCATCGCGTCGTGGGCAAGAACGGTTCTCTGACCGGATATCGCTGGGGCCTGGAGCGGAAGCGGAGGCTGCTTGACGCAGAGCAGCGCGACAGCCCATCTCGACGCCAGTTACAGTAGAGCGATGACAGGAACAGCAGCGAGTGGTGTTGCCATCACCGGACAGGCGGTTGACGGACGGGCTCTTTATCGCAGAATTACCTGGCGGCTGATTCCCTTCCTGTTTCTGCTGTACATCGTTGCCTATGTGGATCGCGTCAATGTGGGGTTTGCCGCGATGGACATGAAGCGGCAGCTCAACTTCAGCGATACGGTGTATGGAACCGGCGCGGGAATCTTCTTCCTCGGCTACTCGCTGTTCGATCTGCCGAGCAATCTGCTGATGCGTCGCGTGGGAACGCGCGTGTGGATTGCGCGCATCATGATTACCTGGGGACTTGTTGCTGCGCTGATGGTGTTCGTCAGCTCGCCACGCTCGTTCTATACGATGCGGTTTCTGCTGGGCGTTGCGGAAGCGGGTTTCGTTCCGGGGATGCTGCTGTATCTCACCTACTGGTTTCCTTCGCACGAGCGTGCCCGCGCGGTGGCGAAGTTCATGACGGCGACCTCGCTTGCGGGCGTTGTTGGCGGTCCGCTGTCGAGTGCTCTGTTGAAGCTCGATGGAGTTGCCGGACTCGAGGGTTGGCAGTGGCTGTTTGTGGCGGAAGGGATTCCCACTGTCCTGCTCGGCGTCCTGGTGCTGTTCGTGCTGAAGGATGGTCCGGAGAACGCGTCATGGCTGCGTCCTGAGGAGCGGCAGTGGCTTGCGAGCGAGTTGGAGCGCGATCGCTCGATGTATGGCGCGACCGAGCACCATACGCTGGGAGATGCGTTCAGGATGCCTGCGGTCTGGATGCTCGCTGCGGTGTATGTCGCGATCCAGATTGGCGTGTACATCGTGAACCTTTGGATGCCCCTGATTCTGAGCAACATTGGAGGAGGAGCCCACGATGTCGGCTTGATCGCCAGGTTCTCCACGGTGCCGTATCTGCTTGCTGCGTTGTTTACGGTGATTGTGGGCTGGAGCTCGGACCGTCTGAACGAGCGGCGTGGGCATCTCGCCGGCTGCATGGCATTGGCGGCAGCTGGATTTGCATGGGCTGCCGTGGCGCACAGTATTCCTGTTGCCTTGTGCGCCATGTCGCTTGCGGCGATAGGACTGTGGAGCACGATGGGACCTTTCTGGGCTCTGATGACGCGCACGGTTGCGGGAACTGCGGCTGCAGGCGGCGTCGCGATGATCACGACGCTGGGCGGACTCGGCGGCTTTATTGGACCCTACGTCACGGGCAGGCTGAAGGACGCGACGCATAGCTTCTCCGGCGGCCTCTATGCGATGGGCGCGCTTGCTCTGGGCGCTGCGCTGCTGAGCTTAGCCGTAAGACAACGCAAGTTGGTGTAGAGCAATTCTTCCAAGCCCTCCCAGTCGTCCGAGTGGTGTGGGCGAAATGGTATCCTTGATGCTGATCCGACAGTTGATCGCAACTATTTTTTAAGACAAAGATTGAGGTGCCGGTAATGGCAACAGCAACGATTGATAAGGCAGCAGTAGCGGCGGAGTACAAGGTCGCGGACATCTCGCTTGCCGAGTTTGGGCGCAAGGAGATCGAGATCGCCGAGCAGGAGATGCCGGGCCTGATGTCGATCCGTAACAAGTACGCTCCGTCGAAACCGCTGGCCGGCGTTCGCGTGACCGGATCGCTGCATATGACCATCCAGACAGCCGTGCTGATCGAGACGATGGTCGCTCTCGGCGCCGACGTTCGCTGGGCGAGCTGCAACATCTTCTCGACGCAGGACCATGCTGCAGCGGCGATTGCGGCGGCGGGCGTTCCAGTCTTCGCGTGGAAGGGCGAGACTCTCGAGGAGTACTGGTGGTGCACCGACCAGGCTCTGCGGCACAAGGGCGGCCTCGGTCCGCAGATCGTAATCGACGACGGCGGCGACGTGACGCTGCTCATCCACAAGGGCGTCGAGCTTGAGAAGGGCGACGGCTGGGTGAATACGCCTTCGTCCAACCAGGAGGAGCAGGTCATCAAGAACCTGCTCAAGAAGATCCATGCCGAGGGCGCAACCTACTTTACCAAGCTGGCCAAGGAATGGAAGGGCGTCGCCGAAGAGACGACGACCGGCGTCCACCGCCTCTACAAGATGATGGAGCAGGGCAAGCTGCTGGTTCCAGCGATCAACGTGAACGACTCGGTGACCAAGAGCAAGTTCGACAATCTGTACGGTTGCCGCGAGTCGCTCGTCGATGGCATCAAGCGCGCGACGGACGTGATGGTTGCAGGCAAGACGGCCGTGATCTGCGGCTACGGCGACGTCGGCAAGGGCTCGGCGGCTTCGCTGCGCGGGCTCGGAGCGCGGGTCATCGTGACCGAGATCGATCCGATCAACGCGCTGCAGGCGGCGATGGAAGGCTACGAGGTCACCACGCTCGAAGAGACACTGGGACGCGGCGACATCTACGTGACCTGCACGGGCAACGTGGACATCATCACCTTAGAGCACATGAAGCAGATGAAGGACCAGGCGATCGTCTGCAACATCGGCCACTTCGACAACGAGATCCAGATGGACGCGTTGAACGAAGCCAAGGGCGTGAAGAAGACGAACATCAAGCCGCAGGTAGACAAGTACACCTTCCCGACCGGAAACAGCATCTTTGTGCTGGCCGAGGGCCGTCTGGTGAACCTGGGCTGCGCGACCGGCCATCCTTCGTTTGTGATGTCGAACAGCTTCAGCAATCAAACTCTCGCCGCGCTCGACCTCTGGAAGAACAAGGACACCTACAAGCCCGGCGTCTACATCCTTCCGAAGAAGCTGGACGAGGAGGTTGCACGGCTGCACCTGGAGAAGATCGGCGTGAAGCTGACAACTCTCTCGAAGAAGCAGGCCGACTACCTCGGAGTTTCGGTCGACGGGCCATACAAGGCGGAGCAGTACCGGTACTAAGACTTCGATCGATAGAATGAGAATGGCCGCTGGGAAACTCTCCCCAGCGGCCATTTTGATTTTGCCGAGGCCGGCAGACTACTTGTTGCCATGGAGGTCGTGCTTCTTGTTGTAGATGCGCTTAGACTCGACGTTCTGCTGTTGACGGAGGGTCTTGCGGTCCTGGGCGGTGAGGTGGCCGTTGTTCTGGGCGCGCATGCCACGCTCTTCTTTATTGATGCCGGCCTCCTGGTGCTCCAGGCGGGCGGCCTCAGACGGGCTGAGGGTTCCGTTCTTGACGCCCTGGGCGATGCGGTCCTGCTGGTTCTCTTTGCGCTGATTGATGGTGGGCTTCGATGTGGTTGCGGGCGCCTGCGCGTAGATGGCAGCGGAGGAGAGCGAGAGAGTCGCAATAAGGGCAAGCTTGGTGAAGTTCATGATTGAAGGCTCCTGTCTTTCTTTTTCCGGCTGCTTGATGTTGCCGCTGCCGTTCGGTCGGAATAGACACAGGGCTACATGGCGTGTTGCGGAATTTGCGAAAACTATATTTTTCGCGAATGACGCGACTTTTCGAGGGTTTCGGGGTAATGAGGGCCCTTGCCCTCGAGCGGCTAACACGAAAGTTGCAGAGGACTGAGAGAGGAAGAACTAGTTGGTCGCGGTGGGCGAGAGGAAATCAGTTGCCGAGAGAACCTGCAGGCCGGGGGTGGTGACCAGTTGCTGATCGATGAGGATGATCGTAGTCGCCGAGCCCTGTGTGTAGGTGACCTGCGCACCAGTGTAGGTCGCAATCGTAGTGCTGGTGGGAACCGTGCCGTTGGGGACCATGACGAGGGTATAGGTTCCGGCGGGGATGTTGAGGTAGCCCGTGTTCGTGTTGAAGACGAGTCCAGTTGTGACAGGGGTGACGTCAGTGAGCTTCGATCCGGCGGGAACGAGGTAGACGTCGACGGCGCTGATTCGCGTGGCCTGGTCGATGAAGCGAAGCGCGATCTGGCCGGAGGGGGCAGGCTGGCTCTGGTCCTTCAGAGTGAGCTGCTGCAGACTCGCGGAGACGTTCCCGATGAGAACCGTGTACTGGCTGGAGGCCGTAAAGGTTGCCTTGGAGGACGAGAGCACCTGTTTGGTTCCGGCGGCGTTTGCCGTGGTGATGTAGGGCCCGGGGTCGATGGGGACGTAGGAGGTGATGGTTCCGAAGCCGAGGTTGTAGGCGACGGCGGCGTTGTTCTGGTAGATATCGAGGCCTGGAGCGTCAGGCGACGCGTCGATGATGCGGACCTGGGATGCCTTGGTACTGCTGACGATGCCCTGGCAGCCAGAGAGCGTAGCGGCGAGAGCAGCCAATGCTATGCAACTCGTGGCCCGGCGGACCACAAGTTTGTGCAGAAGAACCCTATAGCCCGGATTGAGCGTCTTAAGAAAAGGCATAAATATGAACCACTCTAAACGATTTCCAGTAGTTAGGCGACGACCCATTTGGGTGAGAAAAGCGGCTGTACTGTTGTTGATACCCGGGGTGCTGGCGGGGCTCCGGGCGCAGACGGCTCCAGCAGCCGATACAGCCGCAGCGGCTGCGGTTTCTACGGTCCCGGCAGGGGCGGGCGTCCAGGCAATTGTGAGCATGCGGGACCATCCGGCGACTGGAGCGACGGCTAAGATTCCAACTCATAAGCAGAGCTATGAATTCACTCTGAATAACACCGACTGGCTGGACACGGGAGTGGTGCTGAGCGCGGGGGAACAGGCGACCTTTACGGTGACGGGGAGCTTTCTACTAGCTGATGGCCGGACCGCGGGGCCGGACGGCCTGGACCGCGGGTGGAAGGACCTGCTGCGCAGCTTTCCGCTCAATGATGCAAAGGTGGGCTCGGTGATCGGACGGGTGAGCGACGTTGGAGCGACGGTTCCCTTCGCGATTGGAGCCGGCGGCGAGATAACAATGCCGACCAGCGGCAAGCTTTTTCTGCGTGTGAATACGACGAGCGACCTGAACCCAACGGGCAGCTTTACCGTGAAGATGAAGTTTGCCAAGGCGGCCAGGACTCAGGCAACGGCGGCGTCAGCCACGCCTGCAGAGGTTGTGACCAAGCTGGTCTCTCCGGAGACGTTTGCGGAGATTCCGCGGCGGGTGAATGACCGGCCGAGCGGCGAGGGCAATCCGGGCGACATGGTGAACTTCGCGCTGATTGGAACCCCGGAGCAGGTGGAGGCCGCGTATAGGGCGGCCGGGTGGGCGTCCGTGGACAAGGATGTGCAGAGCGCAATTCTGAACGGGCTGATGAAGACGCTGAGCCACGAGTCGTACACGGAGATGCCGATGAGCACCCTGTATCTCTTTGGGCGCCCGCAGGACTACTCCTTCGCCAGGGCCGACCCGATCAAGGTGGCAGCGGAGCGGCACCATCTGCGCGTGTGGAAGACAGACCAGACGATCGACGGAAGGCCGCTGTGGGTGGGTTCAGCGACGCACGACATCGGGTTTGAGAAGGACCAGAGAAACGGCCGCGTCACGCACAAGATTGACCCGGAGATAGACACCGAGCGCGATTACCTGCTGCAGAGCTTCGATGCGGCCGGAGCGTTTTCGAGTGCGGCTTATGTGACTCCCACGAACCCCATGACCGAGGCGAAGACGGCCACAGGAGGAAGCTTTCATTCGGACGGGCGAATTGTGGTGATGGATCTGTCGGCGAATCTAAAGTGAGGCTAGACGGCTCCAAGCGTGACGTGACGCGCTCAACCGGAGTGCGAAGCAAGGCGCTCTTCAACTCACGGCGCAGATAAGCAGGGTCATGTCGTCGTGTTGCGGAGCTGCGGCGGTGAAGTGGTCGGCCTCATTGAAGATGCAATCGAGAAGTTGCTTTGCTGTGGTCTTGCAGTCGGGGCGCGCGAGCAGGGCCTGTGCGGCGGCGATCATGCGGGGTTCGCCCCACTCTTCTTCGGCGGCGTTCATGGCCTCGGAGATGCCGTCAGTGAAGGCCACCAGCATGTCTCCAGGGTGCAACAGGATGCTTGCGCGGCAGTAAGAGACCTCAGGCAGAAGTCCGATGACGGTTCCAGTGGAGTGGAGCGCGATGGCCTCAGAGCCGCGAAGGATGACCGGAGGATTGTGCCCGGCGTTGACGTAGGTAAGCAGACGCGTGGCAGGATCGAGCTCGGCATAGAAGAAGGTGGCATAGCGGTTGGACGTCGAAGACTCGTAGACGAGCCGGTTGACATGGCGCATGAGCGTGCCGAGGTCGCCGGGCTGGAGCTGCGCGGCGCTGCGCAGGCTGGCGCGGAGGCTCGCCATAAGCAGCGCGGCGGAGATGCCCTTGCCGGAGATGTCGCCGAGGGCGAGGGCGAGGCGCTCGTCGCCCTCACCGGCGGGGAGGATGAAGAAGTCGTAGTAGTCGCCGCCGACGGCTTGGGCCTGACGGCAGTGGCCGGCGAGATCGATGCCGGGGATGGAGGGGACGACCTGCGGGAAGAGATGCTGCTGGACATCGCGGGCGATCTCGATCTCGCGCGAGATGCGCTCGCGGTGGGCGACCTCGGCGGTGAGGTTCTGGAAGAGCTCGGCGTTTTCCAGCGCGAGACCGGTCTGCGTGGCGACAGATTGAAGGAGCTGGCGGTCGGTGCGGGAGTAGGGCTCCTCGGAGCGCTTGGGGCCGAGGGCCATGACGCCCTCGAGACGGTTGCGGCCGGGGAGCGGGACGAGGAGTTCGGCCGAGAGATCGCTGAGAGCGGCGCGCTCGGCGTCAGTGGCGTCGACGAGCCAGCTTGAGGGGTCGTCGCGGTAGACAGGCTCAGGCTCGGGGCTGCGAGCATGCGCGAGCCTAGAGATGACAGCGAACGTTGCAGATAACGCGAGCGAGCCAGGCGCGAGAGGGGCTCCGGTTGCGAGCTGGAGATGATAGGCGTCGCCTGAGCGAAGGAAGACAGCGATGCGATCGACGTGCAGAGTGTCGCCGATGCGCTGGGTGATGGTGGTGAGGAGCGGCGTGACCTCAGTGAAGTTGCGGACCTCGTCGGACAGCTCGGAGAGCACCTGCTCGGCCGAGTAGGCTTCGCGGAAGAAGCGCTGGTCGATTTTTTGTTGAAGGCGTTTGGCCAGGGGGTAGCGGAATCCGAGGAAGATGGCGATGATGCCGATGATGCCGATGAGATCGACAGCGCGATGTTGATGTGGATAACGAATGAGATGGACGATCGAGGCGATCATCCAGATGGCGAGCAGCGCGAGGATGACGACGATGGTGCCTCGGGCGAAGGCGTACTTTGTGCCTTGGCGAATGAGGATGCGGACGTCCATCGCGCGCTGGACGACGACGACATAGGCGAGGGTGAGGGGAAAGAGAAGAAGGATGACGAAGACTGAGATATCGAGCCACTGCGGGATGCCCTGCCCGAGATCGACGTTTCGATAGGCAGCATAGAAGACGAGGAAGAGTAAGGGCGTGAGCCCGATGCTGGCTCCCCAAAGCATGACGACGATGCGGCGGCGAGCGTCGCCTGCCAATGCGGCTCGCTTGACGCCGAGCGTGGCGAAGAACCAGCTGATGGCCAGAGCCGCGAGCACGTTTTCCGTGAAGTTGATGGCGTACGTGGGTCGTACCAGCCAACTGCCGGCGGTGAACTTCCAGGCATCGCTGTAGTAGTAGATGAGATCCAGCGGCATGAAAGCCAGGATGGAGATGGTGAGAACCCATTTGACCCACGGAAATCTGACGTCAAGGCCGGAGTGCTGCGGGAAGTAGACGCCCAGAAACATCAGGCAGAGCGGCATGGCGGTCTGGGCGACGGTGTTCCAGAAGATGGCAAATGCAAAGAGAATGCCGCCGGAAAACTTGCCGTAACCGATGAACAGGGAGTCGAAGTAGCCGAGGATTCCCAGGATGAGCCAGGCGTGCGGATTGTGCGGGCGTGCGAGCACAACCCAGACGCCGATGAGGAGAAAGAGCAGCGGAAGCGCGAGAAAGATGCTTCGCGTAATCCAGAGATAGAAGGGAGCGGGGGTAGCACGCTCTGGCGCGAGCGCGATGGAACCACTCTGCACGCCAGTGTCGCCTGGATGGGTCCAGGTGATGGCGAGGGGAGCGCCAACATGGCTGCTGCGAACCTGGGCGATGAGTACGACGCGGCCGGTGAACCGCTCGCCACTAACAGTAAGGACAGTGTCGCCCTGCCGGAGTCCCGCCGCCTGGGCCTCGGGCTCCATGGACGATACTACGGGCGTGAGATCGGTAGTGATGAAAGGCGTGCGAGGGCTGGTCTGGCCGCGGACCAGGTTACGCAGATTGTTCGACAGCCCGACATAGAAGTGCGACAGCGCAAGAACGGCCACAAGCGCGAGGAGCCCGTACTGGAGACGTGCGGATCGCTGCAACATAAATGGGCTGGCAGCATGGTAGCAGCCAGCCGGGGTCTCTTTCGGGTATCGTCAGGCTACTTCTTGGGCTTGCTGGCGATGATCTGGTCTTTGATCTTGTCGTAGACGCCCTGAGGAAGAATGCCGCGGCTGACGAGCTGGTTCTTCGCGGTGTAGGGGCGGCCGTCGATGATTCGCTTCGCATAGACGTCTCCGATGCCCTTGAACGCCTTGAGCTGGTCGGGGGTGGCAGTGTTGATGTCCAGTTTGTCGGCATCCTGAGCAGCGGCTTTGGCAGTCGACTTGGCGGCACCCTGCGCAAGAATGGAGGCGGGCGAAGCAACCAGAACCGGAGTCGCGAGGAAGAGTGTTGCGGCGAGAAGCTTGTTACGAAGATTCATCGTGGATCATCTCCTTCGAGAGATACTGAACAACGCTTCAACCGGAAGAGTACGGGAGCGGTAGACCCTCGTCAATGAACAAGTTGACGGGCATCAGGTTGACTTTGCGACGGCATGGCAGCTACTCTTGAAACTAGCGATGCGTTTGCTGAACCTCCATCACGGACATCATCACCATCATCATGCGGAGAGCGTGTTGGCGGCTGTGTCCGGTATGGCGAAGTAACGAAACGCATACCAAGGGATTCTGAAAGGCCCGCTGACGCGCACATCGCGAGCGGGCCTTTTTGCTGCGCGGTTTCGCTTCAACGGAAGAGAGTGAGGAAGAAAAATGGATGCAGTGAAGATCGATTTTGCGAAGATGGATGGGCTGGTCCCGGGAATCGTGCAGGACGCGAAGACCGGCGAGATGCTGATGCTCGGCTTTCTGAATGAGACCAGCTACCAGAAGACTCTGGAGACAGGGTTCGTCACTTTCTGGAGCAGGACGCGCGGCAAGCTGTGGATGAAGGGCGAGACGAGCGGCAACCGCCTGCGCGTCATCGAGGCTTCGACCGACTGCGACAACGATACGCTCCTCTTCAAAGTCGAGGTCGAGGGCGATGGGCTGGTGTGCCACGAGGGCACTGTGAGCTGCTTCACCAAACCGATTGTGAAGGGAACAAAATAATGAGCGAGGTGAAGTTGAGCGAGACGAGCGAAACCGGGAAGCTGAAGCTGGGGATTCCTAAGGGTAGCCTGCAGGATGCGACGATTGCGCTGTTTGAGCGCGCTGGGTGGCGGATCTTCGCCAGTGGACGCAGCTACTTCCCTACGGTCGATGACGCGGAGATCGAGTGCATGCTGGTGCGGGCGCAGGAGATGGCTCGCTATGTGGAGCACGGTGCGCTGGACGCGGGACTCACCGGTAACGACTGGGTCCTCGAAAACGAGAACAATGTGGAGTATGTCACCAGCCTCACCTACTCGAAGCAGAGCCGGCAGAAGGTGAGGTGGGTGCTCGCAGTGCCCGAGGATTCGCCGTTCCAGAAGCCGGAGGACCTGGCAGGCAAGATTATTGCAACGGAGCTCGTCGAATTTACGAAGCGATACTTTGCTGCGAAAAATATTCCAGTGAAGGTGGAGTTCAGCTGGGGAGCGACCGAGGTGAAGCCGCCGACGCTGGCCGACGCGATCGTTGAGGTGACCGAGACCGGAAGCTCGCTGCGCGCGAACCGGCTGCGGATTATCGAGACGCTGATGGAGAGCGAGACGCAGTTGATCGCGAACAAGGCCGCTTATCAGGACGACTGGAAGCGGCGGAAGATCGAGAACATCTCACTGATGCTAAATGCGGCAATCGCGGCGCAGGGCCGCGTGGGGCTGATGCTGAACGCGCGCAAGACAGATCTGCGCGAGATTCTGGCCGTGCTGCCGGCGCTGAACTCACCCACGGTGTCGCAGCTGAGCGATGCGGAGTGGGTCGCGCTGAACACGATCCTGGAAGAGGCCGAGGTCCGCGAGGTGATTCCGATGCTGAAGGCGGCAGGCGCTACGGGGATTGTGGAGTATCCGCTGAGCAAGGTTGTGCTGTGAAGCAGCCTCTAGCTTTTAGCTAAAGGCTAGAAGTTAAAAGCTAGAAGCTGGTTCTGGAGTTTGGTTAATGAAGCTGGTGAAGACATTTGGCCGGACCGCGAAGACCGCAGCAGCGCTGATTGAGACGCTGGAGCGGCGCGGCGCGGTGAGCACAGCGAAGGTAGAGCCCGTGGTGCGGCGGATTCTTGCTGATGTTCGCAAGGGCGGCGACGCTGCGCTGCGCCGCTATGCCACCAAATTCGACGGGCTGGCTAAGCGCTACGGTCTACTGGTCTCACGGAACGAGATGCAGGCAGCGTGGGAGGCTACTGCGCCTGAACTGCAGGCCGCGATGATGGTGGCGCGAGGGAACATTCTCGCGTTCGCCGAGGCGCAGCGGCCGAAGGAGTGGATGATCTCGCCCGCGGATGGAGTGAAGACCGGGCAGATCGTGCGGCCGCTGGCGAGCGTAGGTTGCTATGTTCCGGGAGGGCGGTATCCATTGCCTTCGACGCTGCTGATGACGGTGACTCCGGCGCAGGTGGCCGGGGTGGAGCGAGTGGTGGTATGTTCGCCGAAGCCCGCGCGAGAGACGATGGCGGCAGCCTGGCTCGCTGGCGTGACGGAGTTCTATCGTGTGGGTGGAGCACAGGCGGTTGCCGCGATGGCCTATGGCACGAAGACGGTTGCGCGTGTGGACAAGATCGTAGGGCCGGGGAATCTGTTTGTAACTGCGGCGAAGACGCTTGTCGCGAGCGAGTGTGGGATTGATATGCCTGCAGGACCGACTGAGATCGTCGTTACGAGCGAGACGGGAGATGCGGCTGGAATCGCAGCGGACCTGGTCGCGCAGGCGGAGCACGATCCTGAGGCGCTGGCGATTCTGATCACGAGCAACGAAGCTCTGGCCAAGGCTGTTGCGGTAGAGGTGAAGCAGCAGGCCAAAGCGAATTCGATTGCAAAGCAGTCACTAGCAGCACAGGGATGTATCTTTGTGACGAAGACCGTGGCAGAGGCTCGTGAGTTGACGAACCGGTTGGCTCCGGAGCACTTGACCGTAGATACTGCGGCGGACCTGAAGTGGGTTCGCAACGCGGGCAGCGTGTTTGTGGGAGACTATGCTCCGCAGTCAATGGGCGACTATGTCTCCGGGCCGAACCACGTGCTGCCGACCGGACGCGTGGGCCGTGTGCGCGGCGGACTGAGTGTGATGGACTTCGTGAAGGTGATTACGGTGCAGGAGTACTCGCGCAACGGACTCAGGAAGATTGGGCCGCACGCGATTGCATTGGCTGAGGCTGAGGGATTAGTTGCGCACGCGGAGAGTGTGCGAGTGAGGATGACGCGATGAGTGTTGTTTCAGAGGTAAAGACAGTGAGGCCTCGCCAGCTGGTGCTGGAGATGCCGGAGTACCACCCACCGCTGGCCGGGCGCGAGGCCCTGAGGCTGGACTTCAACGAGAACACCGCAGCTCCCTCTCCGCGTGTGATGGAGCGGCTGCGGCAGATCACGGCCGAAGGGCTGACGAAGTATCCGGAGCGCGAGCCGGTAGAGCGAATCGTCGCAGCGCACTTTGCGCTGCGGTCCGATCAGGTGCTGCTGACCAACGGCGTGGATGAGGCGATCCACCTGATGTGCTGTGCGTTTCTGGACGAGGGCGACGAGGCGCTGATCTGCACGCCGACCTTCTTTATGTACGACGTCAACATCACCATGATGACGCGCGGGCTCGTAAAGGTGCAGGCCGATGAGACGCTGTCGTTTCCGTTTGAGCGATTTCTCGCGGCGATCACGGAGCGGACCAAGCTGATTATCGTCGCGTCACCGAATAATCCGACGGGCGCAGTGGTGAGCCGCGAGCGGCTTCTAGCAATTGCCAATGCGGCTCCGCACGCTGTGCTGATGGTCGATGAGGCCTACCATCACTTTGGCGGCGAGTCGGTGATGGGCGACCTAGCAGCAACTCCGAATGTGATCGTTGCGCGGACGTTTTCCAAGGCGTACGGGCTAGCGAATCTGCGTATCGGCATGCTGGCCGGCAGCGCGGAGCTGCTGAAATATCTGCGGAAGGTGAGCTCGCCGTACAACGTGAACGGCGTGGCGCTCGATTGTCTTTCTGCGGCGATTTCAGACGAGACCTATCTTGCGTGGTACGTCGAGCAGGTGCGCGTAGGCCGCGAGCGGATGATGGCCGGGCTGGATGAGCTTGGCGTCGGATACTTTCCGAGTGCAGCGAACTTTGTGCTGATGAAGATTGGACCGAAGCAT encodes:
- the ahcY gene encoding adenosylhomocysteinase, translating into MATATIDKAAVAAEYKVADISLAEFGRKEIEIAEQEMPGLMSIRNKYAPSKPLAGVRVTGSLHMTIQTAVLIETMVALGADVRWASCNIFSTQDHAAAAIAAAGVPVFAWKGETLEEYWWCTDQALRHKGGLGPQIVIDDGGDVTLLIHKGVELEKGDGWVNTPSSNQEEQVIKNLLKKIHAEGATYFTKLAKEWKGVAEETTTGVHRLYKMMEQGKLLVPAINVNDSVTKSKFDNLYGCRESLVDGIKRATDVMVAGKTAVICGYGDVGKGSAASLRGLGARVIVTEIDPINALQAAMEGYEVTTLEETLGRGDIYVTCTGNVDIITLEHMKQMKDQAIVCNIGHFDNEIQMDALNEAKGVKKTNIKPQVDKYTFPTGNSIFVLAEGRLVNLGCATGHPSFVMSNSFSNQTLAALDLWKNKDTYKPGVYILPKKLDEEVARLHLEKIGVKLTTLSKKQADYLGVSVDGPYKAEQYRY
- a CDS encoding ComEA family DNA-binding protein, whose translation is MNLRNKLLAATLFLATPVLVASPASILAQGAAKSTAKAAAQDADKLDINTATPDQLKAFKGIGDVYAKRIIDGRPYTAKNQLVSRGILPQGVYDKIKDQIIASKPKK
- a CDS encoding LssY C-terminal domain-containing protein encodes the protein MRKAAVLLLIPGVLAGLRAQTAPAADTAAAAAVSTVPAGAGVQAIVSMRDHPATGATAKIPTHKQSYEFTLNNTDWLDTGVVLSAGEQATFTVTGSFLLADGRTAGPDGLDRGWKDLLRSFPLNDAKVGSVIGRVSDVGATVPFAIGAGGEITMPTSGKLFLRVNTTSDLNPTGSFTVKMKFAKAARTQATAASATPAEVVTKLVSPETFAEIPRRVNDRPSGEGNPGDMVNFALIGTPEQVEAAYRAAGWASVDKDVQSAILNGLMKTLSHESYTEMPMSTLYLFGRPQDYSFARADPIKVAAERHHLRVWKTDQTIDGRPLWVGSATHDIGFEKDQRNGRVTHKIDPEIDTERDYLLQSFDAAGAFSSAAYVTPTNPMTEAKTATGGSFHSDGRIVVMDLSANLK
- the hisI gene encoding phosphoribosyl-AMP cyclohydrolase — its product is MDAVKIDFAKMDGLVPGIVQDAKTGEMLMLGFLNETSYQKTLETGFVTFWSRTRGKLWMKGETSGNRLRVIEASTDCDNDTLLFKVEVEGDGLVCHEGTVSCFTKPIVKGTK
- a CDS encoding DUF4397 domain-containing protein, with protein sequence MPFLKTLNPGYRVLLHKLVVRRATSCIALAALAATLSGCQGIVSSTKASQVRIIDASPDAPGLDIYQNNAAVAYNLGFGTITSYVPIDPGPYITTANAAGTKQVLSSSKATFTASSQYTVLIGNVSASLQQLTLKDQSQPAPSGQIALRFIDQATRISAVDVYLVPAGSKLTDVTPVTTGLVFNTNTGYLNIPAGTYTLVMVPNGTVPTSTTIATYTGAQVTYTQGSATTIILIDQQLVTTPGLQVLSATDFLSPTATN
- a CDS encoding MFS transporter, whose translation is MTGTAASGVAITGQAVDGRALYRRITWRLIPFLFLLYIVAYVDRVNVGFAAMDMKRQLNFSDTVYGTGAGIFFLGYSLFDLPSNLLMRRVGTRVWIARIMITWGLVAALMVFVSSPRSFYTMRFLLGVAEAGFVPGMLLYLTYWFPSHERARAVAKFMTATSLAGVVGGPLSSALLKLDGVAGLEGWQWLFVAEGIPTVLLGVLVLFVLKDGPENASWLRPEERQWLASELERDRSMYGATEHHTLGDAFRMPAVWMLAAVYVAIQIGVYIVNLWMPLILSNIGGGAHDVGLIARFSTVPYLLAALFTVIVGWSSDRLNERRGHLAGCMALAAAGFAWAAVAHSIPVALCAMSLAAIGLWSTMGPFWALMTRTVAGTAAAGGVAMITTLGGLGGFIGPYVTGRLKDATHSFSGGLYAMGALALGAALLSLAVRQRKLV
- a CDS encoding GAF domain-containing SpoIIE family protein phosphatase, whose protein sequence is MLQRSARLQYGLLALVAVLALSHFYVGLSNNLRNLVRGQTSPRTPFITTDLTPVVSSMEPEAQAAGLRQGDTVLTVSGERFTGRVVLIAQVRSSHVGAPLAITWTHPGDTGVQSGSIALAPERATPAPFYLWITRSIFLALPLLFLLIGVWVVLARPHNPHAWLILGILGYFDSLFIGYGKFSGGILFAFAIFWNTVAQTAMPLCLMFLGVYFPQHSGLDVRFPWVKWVLTISILAFMPLDLIYYYSDAWKFTAGSWLVRPTYAINFTENVLAALAISWFFATLGVKRAALAGDARRRIVVMLWGASIGLTPLLFLVFYAAYRNVDLGQGIPQWLDISVFVILLLFPLTLAYVVVVQRAMDVRILIRQGTKYAFARGTIVVILALLAIWMIASIVHLIRYPHQHRAVDLIGIIGIIAIFLGFRYPLAKRLQQKIDQRFFREAYSAEQVLSELSDEVRNFTEVTPLLTTITQRIGDTLHVDRIAVFLRSGDAYHLQLATGAPLAPGSLALSATFAVISRLAHARSPEPEPVYRDDPSSWLVDATDAERAALSDLSAELLVPLPGRNRLEGVMALGPKRSEEPYSRTDRQLLQSVATQTGLALENAELFQNLTAEVAHRERISREIEIARDVQQHLFPQVVPSIPGIDLAGHCRQAQAVGGDYYDFFILPAGEGDERLALALGDISGKGISAALLMASLRASLRSAAQLQPGDLGTLMRHVNRLVYESSTSNRYATFFYAELDPATRLLTYVNAGHNPPVILRGSEAIALHSTGTVIGLLPEVSYCRASILLHPGDMLVAFTDGISEAMNAAEEEWGEPRMIAAAQALLARPDCKTTAKQLLDCIFNEADHFTAAAPQHDDMTLLICAVS